The proteins below come from a single Poecilia reticulata strain Guanapo linkage group LG5, Guppy_female_1.0+MT, whole genome shotgun sequence genomic window:
- the lmcd1 gene encoding LIM and cysteine-rich domains protein 1 isoform X1, giving the protein MDASAAVEKMSLRGAGACLVCKSSCSGFQPHSWRPPRLCGALSRKACAACGCSTVDHAAPDGDAEDDQRMGRLLGDSPCSHLTAKVKGGGGLRVYKRNRMIVTNPVVSRKDPTFNTTTYDWAPAGLNQKLAMQYMELLPESQRPVSGTPGARQRRRHLLSQLPVYDQDPMKCQSLGSEDEVSAMILFVKQFKLEVLGVGEVGLPGEAGALKEAAAQRTAKEVKDRGDKAEAVQHQNQSVSRGAASSAVNGTDDKTEYRCTGCHRDVSKDSPVVYAERAGYHDALWHPTCFVCSECGHGLADLVYFWSNQKLLCGRHYCESVWPRCCGCDELIFCKSFVTAEDGRTWHPQHYCCWKCGQSLDSPCQH; this is encoded by the exons ATGTCTCTCAGAGGTGCAGGGGCCTGTCTGGTTTGTAAAAGCAGCTGCTCTGGATTTCAGCCTCATTCCTGGAG ACCTCCCCGCCTCTGCGGGGCTCTGTCCAGGAAAGCCTGCGCGGCGTGCGGCTGCAGCACGGTCGACCACGCGGCTCCGGACGGCGACGCGGAGGACGATCAGCGGATGGGACGCCTTCTCGGAGACTCGCCATGCTCCCACCTCACCGCAAAGGTCAAAGGGGGCGGCGGCCTTCGTGTGTACAAGAGAAACCGAATGATTGTGACGAACCCGGTGGTGTCGCGCAAAGACCCGACTTTCAACACCACCACGTACGACTGGGCGCCGGCCGGACTCAACCAGAAACTG GCCATGCAGTACATGGAGCTGCTGCCTGAGAGCCAGCGTCCCGTCTCTGGGACGCCCGGAGCCCGGCAGCGCCGCAGGCATCTCCTCAGCCAGCTCCCGGTCTACGATCAGGACCCCATGAAGTGTCAGAGTCTGGGCAGCGAGGACGAG GTTTCGGCCATGATTCTGTTCGTGAAACAGTTCAAACTGGAGGTTCTGGGAGTCGGGGAGGTCGGCTTACCTGGAGAGGCCGGCGCTCTGAAAGAAGCAGCTGCTCAGCGGACAGCAAAAGAGGTCAAAGATCGCGGCGACAAGGCAGAGGCCGTGCAGCACCAGAATCAGAGCGTGAGCCGCGGCGCCGCCTCCTCTGCTGTGAACGGAACCGACGACAAAACTGAATAT CGGTGTACTGGTTGCCACAGAGACGTCTCGAAGGACAGTCCGGTTGTTTACGCAGAGCGCGCAGGTTACCATGACGCCCTGTGGCACCCCACCTGCTTTGTGTGCTCAGAGTGCGGCCACGGCCTGGCGGACCTGGTCTACTTCTGGTCCAATCAGAAGCTGCTCTGCGGACGGCATTACTGCGAGTCGGTGTGGCCGCGCTGCTGCGGCTGCGACGAG CTCATCTTCTGCAAGTCGTTCGTCACGGCGGAAGACGGACGGACGTGGCATCCGCAACACTACTGCTGCTGGAAGTGCGGCCAGAGCCTGGATTCGCCCTGTCAGCACTGA
- the lmcd1 gene encoding LIM and cysteine-rich domains protein 1 isoform X2, whose protein sequence is MDASAAVEKMSLRGAGACLVCKSSCSGFQPHSWRKACAACGCSTVDHAAPDGDAEDDQRMGRLLGDSPCSHLTAKVKGGGGLRVYKRNRMIVTNPVVSRKDPTFNTTTYDWAPAGLNQKLAMQYMELLPESQRPVSGTPGARQRRRHLLSQLPVYDQDPMKCQSLGSEDEVSAMILFVKQFKLEVLGVGEVGLPGEAGALKEAAAQRTAKEVKDRGDKAEAVQHQNQSVSRGAASSAVNGTDDKTEYRCTGCHRDVSKDSPVVYAERAGYHDALWHPTCFVCSECGHGLADLVYFWSNQKLLCGRHYCESVWPRCCGCDELIFCKSFVTAEDGRTWHPQHYCCWKCGQSLDSPCQH, encoded by the exons ATGTCTCTCAGAGGTGCAGGGGCCTGTCTGGTTTGTAAAAGCAGCTGCTCTGGATTTCAGCCTCATTCCTGGAG GAAAGCCTGCGCGGCGTGCGGCTGCAGCACGGTCGACCACGCGGCTCCGGACGGCGACGCGGAGGACGATCAGCGGATGGGACGCCTTCTCGGAGACTCGCCATGCTCCCACCTCACCGCAAAGGTCAAAGGGGGCGGCGGCCTTCGTGTGTACAAGAGAAACCGAATGATTGTGACGAACCCGGTGGTGTCGCGCAAAGACCCGACTTTCAACACCACCACGTACGACTGGGCGCCGGCCGGACTCAACCAGAAACTG GCCATGCAGTACATGGAGCTGCTGCCTGAGAGCCAGCGTCCCGTCTCTGGGACGCCCGGAGCCCGGCAGCGCCGCAGGCATCTCCTCAGCCAGCTCCCGGTCTACGATCAGGACCCCATGAAGTGTCAGAGTCTGGGCAGCGAGGACGAG GTTTCGGCCATGATTCTGTTCGTGAAACAGTTCAAACTGGAGGTTCTGGGAGTCGGGGAGGTCGGCTTACCTGGAGAGGCCGGCGCTCTGAAAGAAGCAGCTGCTCAGCGGACAGCAAAAGAGGTCAAAGATCGCGGCGACAAGGCAGAGGCCGTGCAGCACCAGAATCAGAGCGTGAGCCGCGGCGCCGCCTCCTCTGCTGTGAACGGAACCGACGACAAAACTGAATAT CGGTGTACTGGTTGCCACAGAGACGTCTCGAAGGACAGTCCGGTTGTTTACGCAGAGCGCGCAGGTTACCATGACGCCCTGTGGCACCCCACCTGCTTTGTGTGCTCAGAGTGCGGCCACGGCCTGGCGGACCTGGTCTACTTCTGGTCCAATCAGAAGCTGCTCTGCGGACGGCATTACTGCGAGTCGGTGTGGCCGCGCTGCTGCGGCTGCGACGAG CTCATCTTCTGCAAGTCGTTCGTCACGGCGGAAGACGGACGGACGTGGCATCCGCAACACTACTGCTGCTGGAAGTGCGGCCAGAGCCTGGATTCGCCCTGTCAGCACTGA